A genomic stretch from Leptospira licerasiae serovar Varillal str. VAR 010 includes:
- a CDS encoding LIC10362 family protein, giving the protein MLYSVVLTLVCLLALVLGIRNLGKFPISLDEIRLEIEATFATPFSGKSWIWFLFLISFFLLPFFWGLTFFLKSDANVLVIILGLFWIYFWSRTLILFR; this is encoded by the coding sequence ATGCTGTATTCTGTCGTATTAACTTTAGTTTGCCTTCTCGCTTTGGTTCTAGGGATACGCAATCTAGGAAAATTTCCCATAAGTTTAGATGAGATCCGCTTGGAGATCGAGGCCACATTCGCTACCCCTTTTAGTGGAAAGTCTTGGATCTGGTTCTTATTTCTGATTAGTTTTTTCCTTTTGCCGTTCTTCTGGGGCTTAACCTTCTTCCTTAAATCGGACGCAAATGTGCTCGTTATCATTTTAGGATTATTTTGGATCTATTTTTGGAGCAGAACACTCATTCTGTTCCGATAG
- a CDS encoding LolA family protein — protein MASSKGILSFLGAAALLVCGTSILSDPGKERLSGVIGKMAEISSFRASITINNELTGTLSYQKPNHIHVKFSDGRVIASNGRYLWFYSPSRGIVGKQDVKGMTGGMAGLLSGYEEVTPVGGSLRLKSATRTYEEIVVTLGPDNTPRSLRMKSRSTGEYTSVSFSGVQTGIGLPASLFNFGAPANAQIVENPLNERE, from the coding sequence ATGGCTTCATCCAAGGGTATATTATCCTTTTTGGGTGCCGCAGCTCTACTGGTCTGCGGCACTTCTATTTTATCCGATCCTGGCAAGGAAAGGTTAAGCGGCGTCATCGGAAAGATGGCCGAAATTTCCAGTTTTCGGGCGAGTATTACGATCAATAACGAACTCACCGGAACTCTTTCTTATCAAAAACCGAACCATATACATGTGAAATTTTCCGACGGAAGGGTTATCGCCTCCAACGGACGATATCTTTGGTTTTATTCCCCATCCAGAGGAATTGTGGGAAAACAAGACGTAAAAGGTATGACCGGAGGAATGGCCGGCCTACTCTCCGGATACGAAGAGGTAACTCCTGTGGGAGGATCACTTCGCCTGAAATCCGCGACAAGGACTTACGAAGAGATCGTGGTCACCTTAGGTCCGGATAATACTCCTCGTTCCCTCAGAATGAAGAGCAGATCCACCGGAGAATATACCTCCGTAAGTTTTTCCGGAGTCCAAACCGGTATAGGTTTACCTGCGTCTCTCTTCAATTTCGGAGCACCTGCAAACGCGCAAATTGTGGAGAACCCGCTTAACGAGAGGGAATAA
- a CDS encoding HDOD domain-containing protein, which translates to MNINWYHFEKEGYYLSVRNVNERIEKLNPLYIRFTTLNKSVDKLLSVLLDRYLVYLDAISLKESVFSILRESAMNAVKANSKRIFFAENNLNISNPDDYIRGMANFKKEMIKDKERYAALLEKVKFHCLITLAFNRTSFLMRVSNNAPIIPEELKRVENRIGKSKEYNDLGEVFADHADDSEGAGLGLAMSLLMLKNEGIAADSYKLKAEGGITSAYIKIPLDFKHRNVSYQRTVEIIAEIDKLPTFPENLNQIMSLINKPDSSIQQITEQVGRDVSLSTNILKLANSASFAQGRKVETLEDAIKLIGLSELNNILLSLGTKKILEERYKEFEHIWEMSSLSAYICRRLGERMGWKKTFLTNLVCAALLHNIGLVLLLSLEGDTIEKLTDISGKKLLPSTLGLEEAALGITHTSLGGMICEKWNFSDTIKVAAEYHHRPLMAKKESRDVVFAVYLSDWIIDCLDGKADPAAIHWEVLQHFGFKKDEEWLEFGKKVIEEYKAFQKHSG; encoded by the coding sequence ATGAATATAAACTGGTACCATTTCGAAAAGGAAGGATACTATCTGAGCGTTCGGAACGTAAACGAACGCATTGAAAAGCTAAATCCTCTCTATATCCGTTTTACCACCTTAAACAAAAGTGTGGATAAACTGCTTAGCGTTCTTTTGGACAGGTACCTGGTCTATTTGGATGCGATCTCCCTTAAAGAATCCGTTTTTTCTATCTTAAGAGAAAGTGCGATGAACGCCGTTAAGGCAAATTCCAAACGTATCTTTTTTGCAGAAAATAATCTGAACATTTCCAATCCCGATGATTACATACGAGGAATGGCGAATTTCAAAAAGGAAATGATCAAGGACAAGGAAAGATATGCAGCCTTGTTGGAAAAGGTCAAATTCCATTGTTTGATCACTCTCGCTTTTAATCGAACTAGCTTTTTAATGAGAGTCTCAAATAACGCTCCTATCATTCCGGAAGAGTTGAAACGTGTTGAGAACAGGATCGGTAAGAGTAAAGAGTATAACGACTTGGGCGAAGTTTTTGCAGACCATGCGGACGATTCCGAAGGCGCAGGCCTCGGACTTGCAATGTCCCTTTTGATGTTAAAGAACGAAGGGATCGCTGCTGATTCTTATAAGTTAAAAGCGGAAGGTGGGATCACTTCCGCTTATATTAAAATTCCTTTAGACTTCAAACATCGAAATGTTTCCTACCAACGAACTGTCGAAATTATAGCAGAGATAGACAAACTTCCTACATTTCCTGAAAACCTGAATCAGATCATGAGTTTGATCAATAAACCGGATTCTTCCATCCAGCAGATCACGGAACAGGTCGGAAGGGACGTTTCCTTATCTACCAATATCCTAAAGCTTGCGAACTCTGCGTCCTTTGCGCAAGGAAGAAAGGTAGAAACACTTGAAGATGCGATCAAGCTTATCGGTCTATCTGAATTAAATAATATTCTTTTGAGCCTTGGGACTAAAAAGATCCTGGAAGAAAGATACAAAGAATTCGAACATATTTGGGAAATGTCCAGCCTCTCGGCTTATATCTGCAGAAGGCTCGGAGAAAGAATGGGCTGGAAGAAAACATTCCTGACCAATCTGGTGTGTGCCGCACTTCTTCATAATATCGGGCTTGTACTTTTACTTTCTCTAGAAGGAGATACGATCGAAAAGTTAACCGATATTTCCGGAAAAAAACTTTTACCTTCTACCCTAGGATTAGAAGAGGCTGCCCTAGGTATCACTCATACTTCCTTGGGAGGTATGATCTGTGAAAAATGGAATTTTTCGGATACGATCAAGGTCGCCGCGGAATATCACCATAGACCGTTGATGGCCAAAAAGGAATCCAGGGATGTCGTATTTGCTGTCTATTTATCCGATTGGATCATAGACTGTCTGGATGGAAAAGCGGATCCTGCCGCAATTCACTGGGAAGTTCTTCAACATTTCGGCTTTAAAAAAGACGAAGAATGGTTGGAGTTCGGTAAGAAGGTTATAGAAGAATACAAGGCCTTTCAGAAACATTCCGGATGA
- a CDS encoding peroxiredoxin family protein: MLTTGQTAKDFQYKDLEGNSHSLSELKGKRILISFLRNGACALCNLRVHSLIKNFQEFENLAILAIFESKAEDMIPFVGKQKPPFQLIPDPNASIYSLYEVEVSQEKVQKSMESEIVKSRIQEAAAAGFSLVPQEGSNFFRIPADFLIDENFKIRTAFYSSLIGEHLDLNEIKDWANSLAV; the protein is encoded by the coding sequence ATGCTTACCACCGGACAAACAGCCAAAGATTTTCAATATAAAGATCTGGAGGGGAATTCACATTCTTTATCCGAATTAAAAGGAAAAAGGATTTTGATCTCTTTCTTAAGAAACGGAGCTTGCGCTTTATGTAATCTAAGAGTGCATTCTCTCATAAAAAATTTCCAGGAATTCGAAAATCTTGCGATTCTTGCGATATTCGAATCCAAGGCGGAGGATATGATCCCATTCGTAGGAAAACAAAAACCTCCTTTTCAATTAATTCCAGATCCAAACGCTTCCATTTATTCATTGTATGAGGTGGAAGTTTCGCAGGAGAAAGTTCAAAAATCTATGGAGTCGGAAATTGTAAAATCCCGCATCCAGGAGGCAGCTGCTGCGGGGTTTTCATTAGTTCCGCAAGAAGGATCTAATTTTTTTAGAATACCTGCGGACTTCTTGATTGATGAGAATTTTAAAATCCGGACCGCATTTTACAGTTCTCTAATAGGAGAGCATCTAGATTTGAATGAAATTAAAGATTGGGCAAACTCTTTAGCGGTTTAA
- a CDS encoding MarR family winged helix-turn-helix transcriptional regulator has product MASDPKKETNLIDSAFAYYFSRTDRLLRLHFSKLMSDHETDLTVEQWFLLNRLSLFKSVSQTDLVDKTFKDRPNITRLLDGLEKKGLVVRQDNPDDRRKFTISITKAGKSLLENTIPFMLEARKIVYKGLKSEDLEVLKSISEKIEKNILQNWDLSEVTPK; this is encoded by the coding sequence ATGGCCAGTGATCCCAAAAAAGAAACAAATCTTATAGATTCAGCTTTCGCTTATTATTTTTCCAGAACGGATCGTCTATTACGTCTTCATTTCAGCAAGTTAATGTCTGATCACGAAACGGATCTAACCGTAGAGCAATGGTTCCTGCTAAATCGTCTTTCTCTCTTTAAATCCGTTTCCCAGACCGATCTAGTAGACAAAACTTTCAAAGACAGACCGAATATAACAAGGCTTTTGGACGGCTTGGAGAAGAAGGGGCTAGTCGTTCGCCAAGATAATCCGGATGATCGTAGAAAGTTCACCATCTCCATCACCAAAGCAGGCAAGTCTCTATTAGAGAATACGATCCCGTTCATGTTGGAGGCCCGAAAAATCGTGTATAAGGGCTTAAAATCGGAAGATTTAGAAGTATTGAAATCGATTTCCGAGAAAATAGAAAAGAATATCCTCCAAAATTGGGATTTATCCGAAGTTACCCCGAAATAA
- the trpS gene encoding tryptophan--tRNA ligase — protein MRILTGVQPSGKLHLGNYFSVIRKLVDYQNKSDLFCFVADLHALTTFSSAKNQTENTYDAVCDFLALGIDPDKCAFWIQSEVPEVTELTWYLSMSITVPKLELAHSYKDKVAKGIVPSGGLFFYPVLMAADILAFNSDKVPVGKDQKQHLEYARDIAEKFNSQYGETFKLPEPEIDEETAIVPGVDGAKMSKSYGNTINFFDDEKKLKKSVMGILTDSAGVDESKDYEKSIIYSIHSLFLDESGKKDLRSRFTNPGTGYGDLKKALLETILDYFGPYRKEREKISADPAYVRSVMKKGSDKARAASSQILDKVRDKLGIGISKVSV, from the coding sequence ATGAGGATATTGACAGGAGTACAACCTTCTGGAAAATTACATTTAGGAAATTATTTCTCCGTAATACGCAAGTTAGTCGATTATCAAAACAAATCCGATCTATTCTGCTTTGTGGCCGATTTACATGCGCTGACTACCTTTAGTTCTGCAAAAAATCAAACAGAGAATACTTATGACGCTGTTTGTGATTTTTTAGCCTTAGGGATCGATCCTGATAAATGTGCCTTCTGGATCCAATCAGAAGTCCCGGAAGTTACCGAACTTACCTGGTATCTGAGCATGTCCATCACTGTTCCTAAATTGGAGTTAGCCCACTCTTATAAAGATAAGGTTGCAAAAGGGATAGTTCCGAGTGGCGGACTTTTCTTTTATCCTGTGTTAATGGCGGCGGACATTCTAGCATTCAATAGCGATAAGGTGCCCGTAGGAAAAGACCAAAAACAACATTTAGAATACGCAAGAGATATAGCGGAGAAGTTCAACTCCCAATACGGAGAAACCTTCAAACTACCGGAACCTGAGATAGACGAAGAGACCGCGATCGTGCCGGGAGTGGATGGAGCAAAAATGTCCAAGTCTTACGGGAACACGATCAACTTTTTCGACGATGAGAAGAAGTTAAAAAAATCGGTAATGGGAATCCTCACCGACTCGGCTGGAGTGGACGAATCCAAAGATTATGAAAAAAGCATAATATACTCTATACATTCTCTCTTTTTAGACGAATCCGGCAAAAAGGATCTACGATCTAGATTTACAAATCCTGGAACCGGCTACGGAGATCTCAAAAAAGCATTATTAGAAACGATATTGGATTATTTCGGACCTTACCGAAAAGAAAGAGAGAAGATCTCAGCAGACCCTGCTTACGTAAGATCCGTTATGAAAAAAGGATCGGACAAGGCAAGAGCCGCTTCTTCACAGATCTTGGATAAAGTTCGAGATAAACTAGGGATCGGGATCTCAAAAGTTTCCGTTTAA
- a CDS encoding ComEC/Rec2 family competence protein, translating to MREYLEQTYQDWIPSSLFSYLVLGLLSAIFLDTFFSDIVLIWAAIHSINIILFSLLFLGKKISYFSWGVILFLILAICGYTKRSAPFLKESGLLKKEFSIKINEALDRAKIEGRAREISLGLVLGDAKGLDKEFKKNAREGGILHLFAASGLHLGILIGCLFTILKRIPLLGYYIPRILPVLFGLLYLACLGFPISLARAWIFSTWILLQSLFFRKSKPADLLISSAGLVYLWDPVRSFGVSFLLSFGAVSGILLLLPCFQKCFPPNSEDNTIISKFLGFWKENLLVSLSAGIGTLPSLIYYFGTYSFGSLGLNLILVPICGILLPLLYFSLVLEFIFPSPLAHPIWQIVLFLLGILEKTTLYWGESDWNLIHYYRGNTKFFGLGIWFLFLIFLFFWKSFPAGKIENSKLDLSNSANKKVRKAALLKKIWLLGFCICCNFQFLLAYSSTWIQLPRVFFGDRFTLFLQESNRLVLAGKCKYSSKILYGSFGKDPERFCGNSKTLKEIYIEHESCMDWIGECLKRNRDFSLKYGGREKPKIAGFENWILIPKLREFHLPEPGQKLIRFEVGKDSLLTLANRTKTGKGIILILPRFGIKEDPREWNQFRKQLGIAPGWKFIGSDELPGIPVL from the coding sequence ATGCGCGAATACTTGGAACAAACCTATCAGGACTGGATCCCCTCCTCCTTATTTTCCTATTTAGTTTTAGGACTTCTATCCGCTATATTCTTGGATACTTTCTTTTCGGATATAGTCCTAATCTGGGCCGCAATACATTCGATTAATATAATATTATTTTCTCTTTTATTTTTAGGGAAAAAGATCTCCTACTTTTCCTGGGGAGTGATCTTATTCTTAATTTTGGCGATCTGCGGTTATACAAAAAGATCGGCTCCTTTCCTGAAAGAGTCCGGCTTATTGAAAAAAGAATTCTCCATAAAAATCAACGAAGCTTTGGATAGGGCAAAGATAGAAGGAAGAGCTAGAGAAATTTCCTTAGGATTAGTCTTAGGAGATGCAAAGGGTTTAGATAAAGAATTTAAGAAGAATGCTAGAGAAGGAGGAATTTTACATTTATTCGCGGCCTCCGGCTTACATCTGGGGATCTTAATTGGATGTTTGTTCACGATCCTAAAACGAATTCCTTTATTAGGATATTATATTCCTAGAATACTTCCGGTATTATTCGGATTATTATATTTGGCTTGCTTAGGTTTTCCGATTTCTCTTGCAAGGGCTTGGATATTTTCCACCTGGATACTTTTACAGTCCTTGTTTTTTAGAAAATCCAAACCTGCTGATCTATTGATCTCTTCGGCCGGACTAGTTTATCTTTGGGATCCAGTTCGTTCCTTCGGAGTTTCTTTTTTACTATCTTTCGGCGCTGTTTCAGGCATTCTACTTTTGCTCCCCTGTTTCCAGAAATGTTTTCCCCCAAACTCGGAAGATAATACGATCATAAGTAAATTTTTAGGATTTTGGAAAGAAAACCTTTTGGTTTCCTTATCTGCCGGAATCGGGACCTTACCTTCTTTAATTTATTATTTCGGGACTTATAGTTTCGGATCACTTGGATTAAATCTGATTTTGGTACCAATCTGCGGAATATTGCTTCCTTTATTATATTTTTCTTTAGTATTGGAGTTTATATTTCCGTCTCCGCTCGCTCATCCTATTTGGCAGATCGTTCTATTCCTTTTGGGAATTTTAGAAAAAACGACTCTCTATTGGGGAGAATCGGATTGGAATTTGATACATTATTATAGAGGAAACACTAAATTTTTCGGATTAGGTATCTGGTTTTTATTCCTAATCTTCTTATTCTTCTGGAAATCGTTTCCCGCCGGAAAAATAGAAAATTCCAAATTAGACCTTTCCAATTCTGCGAATAAGAAAGTCCGCAAAGCTGCATTACTTAAAAAGATCTGGCTTCTGGGATTTTGTATTTGTTGCAATTTCCAATTTTTACTGGCTTATTCTTCCACTTGGATCCAACTTCCGAGGGTATTTTTCGGAGATCGCTTCACTCTCTTCCTTCAAGAAAGTAACCGATTAGTTCTTGCTGGCAAATGTAAGTACAGTTCTAAAATCCTGTATGGCTCCTTTGGAAAAGATCCGGAAAGATTCTGCGGAAATTCAAAAACCCTAAAAGAGATCTACATAGAACACGAATCCTGCATGGACTGGATCGGAGAGTGTTTAAAAAGAAATCGAGATTTTTCTCTTAAATATGGAGGAAGAGAAAAACCGAAAATTGCAGGTTTTGAGAATTGGATCTTAATTCCCAAATTAAGAGAATTTCATTTACCGGAACCGGGTCAAAAATTGATCCGATTTGAGGTGGGAAAAGATTCGCTTCTCACTTTAGCAAACCGAACCAAAACTGGAAAAGGAATCATACTCATCCTTCCAAGATTCGGGATCAAAGAAGATCCAAGAGAATGGAATCAATTCAGAAAACAGCTTGGAATCGCTCCCGGTTGGAAGTTTATTGGAAGTGATGAGCTCCCCGGAATACCCGTTTTATAA
- the rsgA gene encoding ribosome small subunit-dependent GTPase A, whose product MDQKPSLNLSVWDADREKEFIKISEELCISDALPARIIGEQGQEFRLELGSLKEEGTGILTGALRFNADSCLDLPVAGDWVLVTKLSGEEYLIHKVLPRRSLLVRKTKGDTLKPDPICANMDRIFLLQGLDGDFQPRRLERTLIQIWESKATPVVVLTKKDLYSDREEELREKIGIVQRSCPGVEVFSVSNHKQEGLEELEMFWKDGSTSAFIGSSGVGKSSLLNLLIGEKIRSVNEVRESDSKGRHTTTNRWMFRLDSGAWILDTPGMREIQLWSDGSGLEETFPEIFEAAEHCRFQDCSHISEPDCGVKIAIGYGKIAEERFKSYLKLKRELERTANLSAPNSVEFREQKAKWKSIHKEQKRMQQQRDRERYR is encoded by the coding sequence ATGGATCAAAAACCATCTTTGAATTTATCCGTATGGGATGCGGATAGAGAAAAAGAATTTATTAAAATTTCAGAAGAGCTATGTATCTCCGATGCGCTCCCTGCAAGGATTATCGGAGAGCAAGGACAAGAGTTTCGTCTCGAGCTAGGAAGTTTAAAAGAAGAGGGTACCGGAATTCTAACCGGCGCTCTTCGTTTTAATGCGGATTCTTGTCTGGATCTGCCGGTTGCAGGCGATTGGGTTCTTGTTACTAAGTTAAGCGGTGAAGAGTATTTAATCCACAAAGTACTTCCAAGAAGAAGTTTATTGGTACGGAAAACCAAAGGAGATACTTTAAAGCCGGATCCGATCTGTGCAAACATGGACAGGATCTTTCTTTTGCAAGGTTTGGATGGGGACTTCCAACCAAGAAGATTGGAAAGGACTTTAATACAAATCTGGGAGAGTAAGGCTACTCCCGTAGTTGTGTTAACCAAAAAAGATCTGTATTCGGACAGAGAAGAAGAGCTAAGGGAGAAGATTGGTATCGTCCAAAGATCTTGTCCAGGAGTAGAGGTATTCTCAGTTTCCAATCATAAACAAGAAGGTTTAGAAGAACTGGAGATGTTTTGGAAGGACGGATCTACCTCCGCTTTTATAGGATCGTCCGGAGTAGGAAAATCTTCCCTTCTGAACTTATTGATCGGAGAAAAGATCAGGTCCGTAAACGAAGTAAGAGAATCGGATTCTAAAGGAAGACATACCACCACGAATAGATGGATGTTCCGATTGGATTCCGGTGCTTGGATCTTGGATACTCCAGGTATGAGAGAGATCCAACTTTGGTCCGATGGTTCGGGTCTAGAAGAAACCTTTCCTGAAATTTTCGAAGCAGCGGAACATTGTAGATTCCAAGATTGTTCTCACATTAGTGAACCTGATTGTGGAGTAAAGATTGCAATCGGATACGGAAAAATTGCGGAAGAAAGATTCAAAAGTTATCTAAAACTCAAAAGGGAACTGGAAAGGACAGCTAACTTAAGCGCTCCCAACTCGGTTGAATTCAGAGAACAAAAAGCGAAGTGGAAATCCATCCACAAAGAGCAAAAAAGGATGCAACAACAACGGGACCGAGAAAGGTATCGTTAG
- a CDS encoding electron transfer flavoprotein subunit alpha/FixB family protein: MSNVLIVGELKNGELKKISKEITSAGRKIADALGGKVTALLIGSGVEKFAGDLGAVGADSVVTVNAGDFNAETWANLVAGVIKDKNPSVVLVPHTSQGKDYSPRVAVKVGAGIVADAVGLSVDGGKVVAKKPIYSGKAYGNFKITSPIAIFTVRPNSQEVVQKAGAGAAEAASPSAGDAKVKIVSSDLSGGNKVQLAEASIIVSGGRGIKGPENWPVLQGLADVLGAALGASRAAVDAGWISHSHQVGQTGKTVSPNCYIACGISGAIQHLAGMGSSKYIVAINKDGDAPIFKVATYGVVGDLFEVVPALTDEFKKVLG; encoded by the coding sequence GTGAGCAACGTTTTAATCGTAGGCGAACTCAAAAACGGAGAACTCAAAAAGATCTCCAAAGAAATCACTTCCGCTGGCCGCAAAATTGCGGACGCACTCGGAGGCAAAGTAACCGCTCTTCTCATCGGATCCGGAGTTGAAAAATTCGCAGGAGACCTGGGAGCAGTCGGAGCTGACAGCGTAGTTACTGTAAATGCAGGAGACTTCAACGCAGAAACTTGGGCGAATTTAGTAGCCGGAGTTATTAAGGATAAAAATCCTTCCGTTGTTTTAGTTCCTCACACTTCTCAAGGAAAAGATTATTCTCCAAGAGTAGCTGTAAAAGTAGGAGCGGGAATCGTAGCAGACGCAGTAGGCCTTTCTGTAGACGGCGGAAAAGTAGTAGCTAAAAAGCCGATCTACTCCGGAAAAGCATACGGTAACTTCAAAATTACTAGCCCAATTGCGATCTTCACCGTTCGTCCAAACTCTCAAGAAGTAGTACAAAAAGCTGGAGCAGGAGCTGCTGAAGCTGCAAGTCCATCCGCCGGAGACGCGAAAGTTAAAATCGTATCTTCCGATCTAAGCGGCGGGAACAAAGTTCAGTTGGCAGAAGCTTCTATCATCGTATCCGGCGGACGCGGAATTAAAGGACCTGAAAACTGGCCTGTTCTCCAAGGTTTGGCGGACGTTTTAGGCGCAGCTTTAGGAGCTTCCCGTGCTGCGGTCGATGCAGGCTGGATTTCTCATAGCCATCAAGTGGGTCAAACTGGTAAAACCGTTTCCCCAAACTGCTATATCGCATGCGGAATTTCCGGAGCGATCCAGCACTTAGCCGGAATGGGCTCTTCCAAGTATATCGTGGCTATTAACAAGGACGGAGACGCTCCGATCTTCAAAGTGGCAACCTACGGAGTAGTAGGAGATCTTTTCGAAGTCGTGCCGGCTCTGACCGACGAGTTTAAAAAAGTACTTGGATAA
- the rsmA gene encoding 16S rRNA (adenine(1518)-N(6)/adenine(1519)-N(6))-dimethyltransferase RsmA, whose amino-acid sequence MSSPEYPFYKPNVIREFLSERSSAPLKKWGQNFLIDPNAVKTLFSSAEPELIQKSELILEIGPGLGALSHILYGLGKKLRLYEIDPVYYKWLNEFLPGTEIILGDARDTLSDVENSSCFLFGNLPYYITSELILLSLEKLPNLLGAVFLVQKEFAQRITKEISSLSIYAGAYGKFQSKKTIKAGCFYPSPNVDSSVLTFISHKRFFQKESYQVLEILCRTLFWGKRKKIGSSIKEAPLDSFYPNGLPLQISEENLRSKLKECVESAGISLDKRPEELKAEDFYKIVDLFRID is encoded by the coding sequence ATGAGCTCCCCGGAATACCCGTTTTATAAACCTAATGTGATCCGGGAATTTTTATCAGAAAGATCTTCTGCTCCGCTCAAAAAATGGGGACAAAACTTTCTAATAGACCCGAACGCTGTAAAAACTTTGTTTTCCAGTGCAGAACCCGAACTAATACAAAAATCAGAATTGATATTGGAAATCGGCCCTGGTCTTGGGGCCCTCTCCCATATACTCTATGGCCTCGGAAAAAAACTAAGATTGTACGAGATCGATCCGGTATATTATAAATGGCTAAATGAGTTTTTACCTGGAACTGAGATCATTTTAGGAGATGCAAGAGATACCTTATCCGACGTAGAAAACAGCTCCTGTTTTTTATTCGGCAACCTGCCCTATTATATTACTTCCGAACTCATTCTTCTTTCCTTGGAAAAACTTCCGAATCTACTAGGTGCAGTTTTTTTGGTCCAAAAAGAGTTCGCACAGAGAATTACTAAAGAAATCTCTTCTCTTTCCATTTATGCGGGAGCTTACGGAAAATTTCAAAGTAAAAAAACGATCAAGGCGGGATGTTTTTATCCTTCTCCCAATGTGGATTCAAGCGTTCTTACTTTTATTTCACACAAAAGATTTTTCCAAAAAGAGTCCTACCAAGTTTTAGAAATTTTATGCAGGACCTTATTTTGGGGAAAAAGAAAAAAAATAGGTTCCTCTATCAAAGAAGCGCCTTTAGATTCCTTTTATCCGAACGGACTCCCTCTCCAAATCTCGGAAGAAAATTTAAGATCCAAGTTAAAAGAATGTGTAGAATCTGCTGGAATTTCTTTAGATAAAAGACCGGAAGAATTAAAGGCAGAAGATTTTTATAAGATTGTAGATCTTTTTCGGATCGATTAA
- a CDS encoding electron transfer flavoprotein subunit beta/FixA family protein — translation MKIIVLVKQVPDTETNIKVGDKSINEAGIKWIISPYDEFAIEEGLRLREKNGGEVIAVSLGPDRVQESLRQAYAMGADRAVQIKVDNYVPFDTVLTAELIANFAKAENADIIIGGRQSIDSDSSQVVIQVAEGLGIAHISFAVSLEISGTSVKATKEVEGGTQVVETSLPVAITAQKGLNEPRYPNLKGLMAAKKKPIETKTPADLGNPTSKIEVVGLEPPPPRIPGRKLEAADAKGYAEQLVKALREEAKVI, via the coding sequence ATGAAGATCATCGTTTTAGTGAAACAGGTGCCTGACACCGAAACGAATATCAAAGTCGGGGACAAGTCCATTAACGAAGCCGGAATTAAATGGATTATCTCTCCGTACGATGAATTCGCAATTGAAGAAGGACTTAGATTACGCGAGAAAAACGGAGGAGAGGTTATTGCAGTCTCTCTAGGACCGGATCGCGTTCAAGAGTCTTTACGCCAAGCATACGCAATGGGAGCGGACCGTGCCGTTCAGATCAAAGTGGACAATTACGTTCCTTTCGACACCGTTTTAACCGCAGAACTGATCGCAAATTTCGCGAAAGCTGAAAATGCAGATATCATCATCGGCGGACGCCAATCTATCGATAGCGATAGTTCCCAAGTAGTGATCCAAGTTGCAGAAGGACTTGGGATCGCTCATATTTCTTTCGCAGTTAGTTTAGAGATCAGCGGAACTTCCGTAAAAGCTACTAAAGAAGTAGAAGGTGGAACACAAGTTGTGGAAACCAGCCTACCAGTAGCAATCACTGCTCAAAAAGGATTAAACGAACCTCGTTATCCTAATTTGAAAGGTTTGATGGCAGCTAAGAAAAAGCCTATCGAAACCAAAACACCTGCAGATTTAGGAAATCCTACAAGCAAGATCGAAGTAGTGGGCCTCGAGCCTCCTCCACCTCGTATTCCTGGTCGTAAGTTAGAAGCAGCTGATGCGAAAGGTTACGCTGAACAATTAGTAAAAGCTCTTCGCGAAGAAGCTAAGGTTATCTAA